In one Dreissena polymorpha isolate Duluth1 chromosome 7, UMN_Dpol_1.0, whole genome shotgun sequence genomic region, the following are encoded:
- the LOC127838091 gene encoding uncharacterized protein LOC127838091, whose product METESHEVIYERGATQDSAETQEENKALLKEINQLCKRQDRRKPEVIFLLGGAGVGKSAMVNTLGKVIRGKYYPKAKTGSGNAKSKTLTLQWYAHCGVEDFELQPGVLVNFSVLPNVLDAPGNDNPNANELREILEMVFEGCIPVGTSFDYLRAALKRVKASGSELSFTSSEELKVTKVVFVVSCTKDFPMQMVECLNEVLNSYDDKTGRQKYNIDVLVVITKYDLVDGQERFRTDRRQEQITKEEYLEFKNKVAKNFSIEGAMQDNCIEWVSYVDGYSEDNPFIDNIALKFLRQIMRPDRSKHKMENDPSSIAVPSRHEVEQRQMSGKELTEDNHLYKQYILIGLVFACALIAGTYKLVSKPASK is encoded by the exons atGGAGACGGAAAGTCATGAAG ttATATATGAAAGAGGAGCCACCCAAGACAGTGCAGAAACACAAGAAGAAAATAAAGCTTTACTCAAAGAAATCAACCAACTTTGTAAACG GCAGGACAGAAGGAAACCGGAAGTGATCTTTCTTCTTGGAGGTGCCGGTGTTGGGAAAAGTGCCATGGTAAACACTCTGGGCAAGGTCATACGCGGCAAATACTATCCTAAAGCTAAAACAGGAAGTGGGAATGCAAAATCGAAAACACTCACACTCCAGTG GTATGCACACTGTGGCGTTGAAGACTTCGAACTACAACCTGGTGTGTTGGTAAACTTTTCTGTGTTGCCAAATGTCCTAGATGCGCCTGGAAATGACAATCCAAATGCAAATGAATTGCGTGAAATATTGGAGATGGTGTTTGaag GTTGTATCCCTGTAGGGACATCATTTGACTATCTTCGAGCTGCACTAAAAAGAGTCAAAGCAAGTGGTTCGGAGCTTTCATTTACTAGTAGCGAGGAGTTGaaagtgacaaaagtcgtatttgTCGTAAGCTGTACAAAGGATTTTCCGATGCAGATGGTTGAATGTCTCAATGAAGTTCTCAATTCTTATGACGATAAGACGGGGCGTCAAAAAT ATAATATCGACGTATTGGTGGTCATAACAAAGTACGATTTAGTGGATGGACAGGAAAGATTTCGTACAGATCGCCGACAGGAGCAAATTACAAAGGAGGAATATCTGGAATTTAAAAACAAGGTGGCAAAGAATTTTAGCATTGAAGGTGCAATGCAGGACAACTGCATCGAATGGGTGAGCTACGTTGACGGTTATAGCGAAGACAACCCATTTATTGACAACATCGCTCTGAAGTTCTTGAGGCAAATTATGCGACCTGACCGAAGTAAACATAAGATGGAAAACGACCCATCTTCCATTGCTGTCCCTTCACGTCATGAAGTTGAACAAAGGCAAATGTCCGGCAAGGAACTTACGGAAGACAaccatttatataaacaatatatccTCATCGGCCTAGTTTTTGCATGTGCACTCATTGCGGGTACTTACAAGTTAGTAAGCAAGCCAGCAAGCAAGTAA